One Halomonas sp. M4R1S46 genomic window carries:
- a CDS encoding peptide chain release factor 3 — protein sequence MSNSTLAHETGLRRTFAIISHPDAGKTTITEKMLLFGNAIQMAGSVKSKRDDRHATSDWMKMEQERGISVTTSVMQFPYGGRIVNLLDTPGHEDFSEDTYRTLTAVDSALMVIDGAKGVEDRTIKLMEVCRLRTTPILTFVNKMDRDIRDPIEVMDEVEEVLNIQCAPMTWPIGMGRHFKGVYHLYNDVIHLYTQGQGNRIPEDRRIEGLDNPEVDAVLGEDAAEELRMEVELVRGASHAFDHAAYLRGEQTPVYFGTAMGNFGVREMLDGFVEYAPSPQPRETDKRSVEAEDGSFTGFVFKIQANMDPNHRDRIAFLRVCSGKYEKNMKMRHVRIGKDVKIADALTFMASDRAHVEEAWPGDIIGLHNHGTIQIGDTFTQGEDMRFTGIPHFAPELFKRVRLKDPLKMKALQKGLQQLSEEGATQVFMPLDNNDLILGAVGTLQFDVVAHRLKQEYKVDCLYEGVNVNTARWIYCDDAKRLEEFKRKASTNLAIDGGGYLTYIAPTRVNLQMTQERWPEIRFNHTREH from the coding sequence ATGTCCAACTCGACCCTCGCCCATGAAACCGGGCTTCGCCGCACCTTCGCTATCATTTCGCACCCCGACGCGGGCAAGACCACCATCACCGAGAAGATGCTGCTGTTCGGCAACGCCATCCAGATGGCCGGCTCCGTGAAGAGCAAGCGTGACGACCGCCATGCCACCTCCGACTGGATGAAGATGGAGCAGGAGCGGGGCATCTCCGTCACCACCTCGGTGATGCAGTTCCCCTATGGCGGGCGCATCGTCAACCTGCTCGACACCCCCGGGCACGAGGACTTCTCCGAGGACACCTACCGCACCCTGACGGCGGTGGATTCGGCGCTGATGGTGATCGACGGCGCCAAGGGCGTCGAGGACCGGACCATCAAGCTGATGGAGGTCTGCCGCCTGCGGACCACGCCGATCCTGACCTTCGTCAACAAGATGGACCGGGATATCCGCGACCCCATCGAGGTGATGGACGAGGTCGAGGAGGTGCTCAACATCCAGTGTGCGCCCATGACCTGGCCCATCGGCATGGGACGCCACTTCAAGGGCGTCTACCATCTCTACAACGATGTCATCCACCTCTACACCCAGGGGCAGGGCAATCGGATCCCGGAGGACAGGCGCATCGAGGGCCTCGACAATCCCGAGGTCGATGCGGTGCTGGGCGAGGATGCCGCCGAAGAGCTGCGCATGGAGGTGGAACTGGTCCGGGGCGCGTCCCACGCCTTCGACCACGCGGCCTACCTGCGCGGCGAACAGACCCCCGTCTACTTCGGCACCGCCATGGGCAACTTCGGGGTCCGCGAGATGCTCGACGGCTTCGTCGAGTACGCGCCGTCCCCCCAGCCCCGGGAGACCGACAAGCGCTCCGTCGAGGCGGAGGATGGCAGCTTCACCGGCTTCGTCTTCAAGATCCAGGCCAACATGGACCCCAATCATCGGGATCGCATCGCCTTCCTGCGGGTGTGTTCCGGCAAGTACGAGAAGAACATGAAGATGCGCCACGTGCGCATCGGAAAGGACGTCAAGATCGCGGATGCGTTGACCTTCATGGCCTCGGACCGGGCTCACGTGGAAGAGGCCTGGCCGGGCGACATCATCGGTCTGCACAACCATGGCACCATCCAGATCGGCGACACCTTCACTCAGGGCGAGGACATGCGCTTCACCGGCATCCCGCACTTCGCCCCGGAGCTGTTCAAGCGCGTGCGCCTCAAGGACCCGCTGAAGATGAAGGCCCTGCAGAAGGGCCTGCAGCAGCTCTCCGAGGAAGGGGCGACCCAGGTGTTCATGCCGCTGGACAACAACGACCTGATCCTGGGGGCCGTGGGCACCCTGCAGTTCGACGTGGTCGCCCATCGCCTCAAGCAGGAATACAAGGTCGATTGCCTCTACGAGGGGGTGAACGTCAACACCGCGCGCTGGATCTACTGCGACGATGCCAAGCGGCTCGAGGAGTTCAAGCGCAAGGCCAGCACCAACCTGGCCATCGACGGCGGCGGCTACCTGACCTATATCGCGCCGACCCGGGTCAACCTGCAGATGACCCAGGAGCGCTGGCCGGAGATCCGCTTCAACCATACCCGGGAGCACTGA
- a CDS encoding TatD family hydrolase codes for MLIDAHCHLDFPDFDADREAVFERARAVGVAHFVVPGTTRRHWDRVLALGRRDAVSVCLGLHPYFMDEHREGDIEALARALDAHPEAVAVGECGIDARFDETLAAQWSLFDAQLRLARARRLPVVIHCVRANDRVAKRLRQLALPAGGLIHAFAGSPEQAKAFLDLGFVVGLGGAPTHARARRLHRAVAALPDDGYVLETDSPDMPPAGHRGERNEPARLAEVCRAVAGLRGQAAERVAEASSATARRLFGLPAD; via the coding sequence ATGCTCATCGACGCCCACTGCCACCTGGATTTCCCCGACTTCGACGCCGACCGAGAGGCGGTGTTCGAACGGGCCAGGGCGGTGGGCGTCGCGCATTTCGTGGTGCCGGGAACCACCCGCCGCCACTGGGACCGGGTGCTGGCGCTGGGCCGGCGGGACGCTGTCAGCGTCTGCCTGGGGCTGCACCCCTATTTCATGGACGAGCATCGGGAGGGCGACATCGAGGCGCTGGCCCGGGCCCTGGACGCCCATCCCGAGGCGGTGGCGGTGGGGGAGTGCGGCATCGATGCACGCTTCGACGAGACCCTCGCGGCCCAGTGGTCGCTGTTCGATGCCCAGCTGCGCCTGGCCAGGGCGCGCCGCCTGCCCGTGGTCATCCACTGCGTGCGGGCCAACGACCGGGTGGCCAAGCGGCTACGCCAGCTGGCGCTCCCCGCGGGCGGGCTGATCCACGCCTTCGCCGGCTCCCCCGAGCAGGCGAAGGCCTTCCTCGACCTGGGCTTCGTGGTGGGCCTCGGCGGGGCCCCGACCCATGCGCGGGCCAGGCGGCTGCATCGAGCCGTGGCGGCCCTGCCGGACGACGGCTACGTGCTGGAGACCGACAGTCCCGACATGCCCCCGGCGGGGCATCGGGGCGAGCGCAACGAGCCGGCGCGCCTCGCCGAGGTGTGCCGGGCCGTGGCCGGGCTGCGCGGCCAGGCCGCCGAGCGGGTGGCCGAGGCGAGCTCGGCCACGGCGCGGCGCCTGTTCGGCCTGCCTGCGGACTGA
- a CDS encoding YgfZ/GcvT domain-containing protein, with product MNDWIAHLGGQREGADRVVFDTPEPARRAMEANAMTPLAHLGILDVAGEDAERFLQGQTSAQVALADGAFAPLTCFCTPKGRMLANAQLWRVAPDHYRLLMHQSLVASLRDHLQKFAAFYRVALTPRDDLALIGLIGREIPAVAEVLLDVVPPAVWHQANRDDLQVLAHPGPRPRLLACLPVERATATWDTLAAQATPVDNAVWRLHDIQAGLAWLEAGQQDTYLPQMLNWEALGGISFKKGCYTGQEVVARAHFRGQVKKRLVRGQLDGGLIPEAGSAIEDAEEKRLGEVLCAELDAYGEAEVLAVMSTREPSPPLRVAGQKLKPLKLPYPLERLDPESLAGKA from the coding sequence ATGAACGACTGGATCGCCCACCTCGGAGGCCAGCGGGAAGGCGCCGATCGCGTCGTCTTCGACACGCCCGAGCCGGCCCGCCGCGCCATGGAGGCCAACGCGATGACCCCGCTGGCCCACCTGGGCATCCTCGATGTCGCCGGCGAGGATGCCGAACGCTTCCTCCAGGGCCAGACCAGTGCCCAGGTCGCCCTGGCCGATGGCGCCTTCGCGCCGCTGACCTGCTTCTGCACCCCCAAGGGCCGCATGCTGGCCAATGCCCAGCTGTGGCGCGTGGCTCCCGATCATTACCGCCTGCTGATGCACCAGAGCCTGGTGGCTTCGCTCCGCGACCACCTCCAGAAGTTCGCCGCCTTCTACAGGGTCGCGCTGACGCCCCGCGACGACCTGGCGCTGATCGGCCTGATCGGCCGCGAGATCCCCGCCGTCGCCGAGGTCCTGCTCGACGTGGTGCCGCCCGCGGTCTGGCACCAGGCCAACCGGGATGACCTCCAGGTCCTGGCCCATCCCGGCCCCCGGCCGCGACTGCTGGCCTGCCTGCCGGTCGAACGGGCCACGGCCACCTGGGACACGCTCGCGGCCCAGGCCACCCCCGTGGACAACGCCGTCTGGCGACTCCATGACATCCAGGCGGGGCTCGCCTGGCTGGAGGCCGGCCAGCAGGACACCTACCTGCCGCAGATGCTCAACTGGGAGGCGCTCGGCGGGATCAGCTTCAAGAAGGGCTGCTACACCGGTCAGGAAGTGGTCGCCCGGGCCCACTTCCGCGGCCAGGTGAAGAAGCGCCTGGTGCGCGGCCAGCTCGATGGCGGCCTGATCCCGGAGGCGGGCAGCGCCATCGAGGATGCCGAGGAGAAGCGGCTCGGCGAGGTGCTCTGTGCCGAGCTGGATGCCTATGGCGAGGCCGAGGTGCTGGCGGTGATGAGCACCCGGGAGCCGAGCCCGCCGCTGCGCGTGGCCGGCCAGAAGCTCAAGCCGCTCAAGCTGCCCTACCCGCTGGAGCGCCTGGACCCCGAGAGCCTGGCCGGCAAGGCGTAG
- a CDS encoding helix-turn-helix transcriptional regulator, with protein sequence MKPTPMTPEEREAALLDQLRRLMRGELSEGQVLRHLRREVLGMSQGAYADLVGVSRRTLSDLERDAGNASMASMNRVFRPLGLRVGLVPRQPALLARLAEDADGP encoded by the coding sequence ATGAAACCGACTCCCATGACGCCCGAGGAGCGCGAGGCGGCGCTGCTGGACCAACTGCGCCGCCTGATGCGTGGCGAGCTCAGCGAGGGGCAGGTGCTGCGCCACCTGCGCCGCGAGGTGCTGGGCATGTCCCAGGGCGCCTATGCCGACCTGGTGGGCGTCAGCCGGCGCACCCTGTCCGACCTCGAACGGGACGCCGGCAACGCCTCCATGGCCAGCATGAACCGCGTCTTTCGCCCCCTGGGCCTGAGGGTTGGCCTGGTGCCTCGCCAACCCGCCCTGCTGGCCCGGCTCGCCGAGGACGCCGACGGCCCCTGA
- a CDS encoding efflux RND transporter permease subunit: MSGRRGPIGFFVHHRVAANLIMLVMLLGGILGLARMNIQFFPNFALDIISVRTVWTGAAAEDVEQGVTIPLEQRLRSLDGLKRMTSTSAQGVSSITLEFQEGADPVLALDDVRQQVDDFTNLPADAEPPRVSRVAHYEPVARLLIHGAVSERELRQLANRFEDALLQAGIDRVETQGLPEQQISIEVPVARLQGLQLSLDEIAERIDVMSRDLPAGLLGQQDSARELRAVEQRRSAAGFGELPILSSDRVQLRLGDIATIRRESRDAQVTLSQDGRPAVELQLQRAENGNSLAAAETLQRWLDETRPQLPPSVRLEVHDETWRLIAERIGLLISNGLGGLVLVLGLLYLFLPARVALWVAIGIPTAFLGAMTVFWVIGGSVNMISLFALIMALGVIVDDAIVVGEDADAHFRQGEAPRHASEGAARRMLWPVLASSLTTVAAFMPLLLVGGVIGNILGDIPVVMICVLIASLLECFVVLPAHLRNAFVPGRARRAGRLSRPRERFEAAFDAFRAGPFRRFSALTLRHRASTLAAAVAVVLVTLGLLMGGRLAFNFFPTPEPNVLYANASFVAGTDRDRVDRLLARMEASLEATDEALGGGLVQHVVTRHGTTLVGGEPSRAGDNLGSLMVELTPSDDRTVRNAEFIRAWRERLAPPAGLETLTISERAAGPPGKDVNVRLTGESAEALKRAAESLARSLAELPGVHDTEDDMPWGRQQLIYRVSPRGEALGLTTRELGRQLRAAFDGRLVQVFQDGPDEVEVRVLLPRHQRERLETLARLTIRTPDGRFVPLDQVMTLDHRQGFEALRHADGRLAVEVTAEVDTEANSVDGVLAGLEASVLPALMRDHGVRYSFEGRSADQRETFADMRMGLVVGLTLMYVVLAWVFASWSLPLIVMAIIPLALVGALLGHWLLGLDLTMLSLFGLFGLSGIVVNNAIILVAFYRQQRRQGLAIDAALNEAVVQRVRAVLLTSLTTIGGLTPLLFETSLQAQFLIPMAVSIAFGLGLSTLLVLAVIPVLLSYLEHLRARLGRHEHAPGAGQDTA; this comes from the coding sequence ATGAGCGGCCGCCGGGGACCGATCGGCTTCTTCGTCCATCACCGCGTGGCCGCCAACCTGATCATGCTGGTGATGCTGCTGGGCGGGATCCTGGGGCTGGCGCGGATGAACATCCAGTTCTTCCCCAACTTCGCCCTGGACATCATCAGCGTGCGCACCGTGTGGACCGGGGCCGCCGCCGAGGACGTCGAGCAGGGCGTGACGATTCCCCTGGAGCAGCGCCTGCGCAGCCTCGACGGGCTCAAGCGCATGACCTCCACCTCGGCCCAGGGCGTCTCCAGCATCACCCTCGAGTTCCAGGAAGGCGCCGATCCGGTGCTGGCCCTCGACGACGTCCGCCAGCAGGTCGACGACTTCACCAACCTGCCGGCGGACGCCGAGCCGCCCCGGGTCAGCCGGGTGGCCCATTACGAGCCCGTGGCCCGCCTGCTGATCCACGGTGCGGTCTCCGAGCGGGAGCTGCGCCAACTGGCCAACCGCTTCGAGGACGCCCTGCTGCAGGCCGGTATCGACCGGGTCGAGACCCAGGGCCTGCCCGAGCAGCAGATCAGCATCGAGGTGCCGGTGGCGCGCCTGCAGGGCCTGCAGCTCAGCCTCGACGAGATCGCCGAGCGCATCGACGTGATGTCCCGGGACCTGCCCGCGGGGCTGCTCGGCCAGCAGGACAGCGCCCGCGAGTTGCGCGCCGTGGAGCAGCGTCGCAGCGCCGCCGGCTTCGGTGAGCTGCCGATCCTCAGCAGTGACCGGGTCCAGCTGCGGCTCGGCGACATCGCCACCATCCGCCGGGAATCCCGCGACGCCCAGGTCACCCTCAGCCAGGACGGCCGGCCGGCGGTGGAGCTGCAGCTGCAGCGGGCCGAGAACGGCAACTCCCTGGCCGCCGCCGAGACCCTGCAGCGCTGGCTCGACGAGACGCGCCCGCAACTCCCGCCCTCGGTCCGCCTCGAGGTCCACGACGAGACCTGGCGGCTGATCGCCGAACGCATCGGGCTGCTGATCAGCAACGGCCTGGGGGGCCTGGTGCTGGTGCTCGGGCTGCTCTACCTCTTCCTGCCGGCCCGGGTGGCGCTGTGGGTGGCCATCGGCATTCCCACGGCCTTCCTCGGTGCCATGACGGTGTTCTGGGTGATCGGCGGCTCGGTGAACATGATCTCGTTGTTCGCGCTGATCATGGCGCTGGGGGTGATCGTCGACGATGCCATCGTGGTCGGCGAGGATGCCGACGCCCACTTCCGCCAGGGCGAGGCCCCCCGGCATGCCTCCGAGGGCGCGGCCAGGCGCATGCTCTGGCCGGTGCTGGCCTCGTCGCTGACCACCGTGGCGGCCTTCATGCCGCTGCTGCTGGTCGGCGGGGTGATCGGCAACATCCTCGGCGATATCCCGGTGGTGATGATCTGCGTGCTGATCGCCTCGCTGCTGGAGTGCTTCGTGGTACTGCCCGCCCACCTGCGCAATGCCTTCGTGCCGGGCCGGGCGCGCCGTGCCGGCCGGCTGTCACGCCCCCGGGAGCGCTTCGAGGCCGCCTTCGACGCCTTCCGCGCAGGGCCCTTCCGGCGCTTCTCGGCGCTGACCCTGCGCCACCGGGCCTCGACCCTGGCCGCGGCGGTGGCCGTGGTGCTGGTCACCCTGGGGCTGCTGATGGGCGGCCGGCTGGCCTTCAACTTCTTTCCCACGCCGGAGCCCAACGTGCTCTACGCCAACGCCAGCTTCGTCGCCGGCACCGACCGGGACCGGGTCGACCGGCTGCTGGCGCGGATGGAGGCGAGCCTCGAGGCCACCGACGAGGCCCTGGGCGGGGGGCTGGTGCAGCACGTGGTGACCCGCCACGGGACGACCCTGGTCGGCGGCGAGCCCTCCCGCGCCGGCGACAACCTGGGCTCGCTGATGGTCGAGCTCACCCCCTCCGACGACCGAACGGTGCGCAACGCCGAGTTCATTCGCGCCTGGCGGGAGCGGCTGGCGCCGCCGGCGGGGCTCGAGACCCTGACCATCTCCGAGCGCGCCGCCGGGCCGCCCGGCAAGGACGTCAATGTCCGCCTGACCGGGGAGTCGGCGGAGGCGCTCAAGCGGGCGGCCGAGTCGCTGGCGCGCTCGCTGGCGGAGCTGCCCGGGGTCCACGACACCGAGGACGACATGCCCTGGGGCCGGCAGCAGCTGATCTACCGGGTCAGCCCTCGCGGCGAGGCCCTCGGCCTGACCACCCGGGAGCTGGGCCGCCAGCTGCGTGCCGCCTTCGACGGCCGGCTGGTGCAGGTCTTCCAGGACGGCCCCGACGAGGTCGAGGTGCGGGTGCTGCTGCCCCGCCACCAGCGTGAACGCCTGGAGACCCTGGCGCGCCTGACGATCCGCACCCCGGACGGGCGCTTCGTGCCGCTGGACCAGGTCATGACCCTGGACCATCGCCAGGGCTTCGAGGCGCTGCGCCATGCCGACGGCCGGCTGGCGGTGGAGGTCACCGCGGAGGTCGATACCGAGGCCAACAGCGTCGATGGTGTCCTCGCCGGGCTGGAGGCCTCGGTGCTGCCGGCGCTGATGCGCGACCACGGCGTGCGCTACAGTTTCGAGGGGCGCTCCGCCGACCAGCGGGAGACCTTCGCCGACATGCGCATGGGGCTGGTGGTGGGGCTCACCCTGATGTACGTGGTGCTGGCCTGGGTCTTCGCCTCCTGGAGCCTGCCGCTGATCGTCATGGCGATCATCCCGCTGGCGCTGGTCGGCGCCCTGCTGGGGCACTGGCTGCTGGGGCTCGACCTGACCATGCTGTCGCTGTTCGGGCTCTTCGGCCTGTCGGGCATCGTGGTCAACAACGCCATCATCCTGGTGGCCTTCTACCGCCAGCAGCGCCGCCAGGGGCTGGCCATCGATGCGGCCCTCAACGAGGCGGTGGTGCAGCGGGTGAGGGCGGTGCTGCTGACCTCGCTGACCACCATCGGCGGCCTCACGCCGCTGCTCTTCGAGACCTCGCTGCAGGCGCAGTTCCTGATCCCCATGGCCGTGTCCATCGCCTTCGGTCTCGGCCTCTCGACCCTGCTGGTGCTGGCGGTGATTCCGGTGCTGCTCAGCTACCTGGAGCACCTGCGCGCGCGCCTCGGGCGTCACGAACACGCCCCCGGCGCCGGCCAGGACACCGCCTGA
- a CDS encoding type II toxin-antitoxin system HipA family toxin, which yields MSIILLTESSMQLTIQIYRQGRWQDAARLELPHPERGTRGPARLGYLQDYALQWMSHDDEHACSLTLPVELMMRHHGERWFGFLEDIMPAGASRRYWIQHLGIQDLAPGEQDTELLRLGTIAPVGNLRIREAVPPRPPGGTLEAQRFPLSDVIDRHTDFLEYAQQMGAASGGATGAGGEAPKLLVRRTPGDEVWIDTWQDDPTNLDPHFLVKFPRGRRGADDCDILRAEYHYYRELAELGIDTVPRQGLQLTEGERYPSLWLPRFDVAPREGRLCRFGLESVYALLGVAPGTHLRHPAVLARLVALLERQHRVRELGEPFDREGFVIEWVRRDLLNVAFGNSDNHGRNAALLKRPEGIWHAPVYDFAPMKADPEGVTRTTQWGPPLEQGGDFDWPAIARSLGELADPDRLMAELERLGARLHGLAERLAARGVPERILTMPAVGLGHLDRRLTRWGLAP from the coding sequence ATGAGCATTATCCTGCTCACCGAGTCCAGCATGCAGCTCACCATCCAGATCTACCGCCAGGGCCGATGGCAAGACGCGGCCCGCCTGGAACTTCCGCATCCGGAACGCGGCACGCGCGGTCCCGCCCGGCTCGGCTACCTGCAGGACTATGCCCTGCAGTGGATGTCCCATGACGACGAGCACGCCTGCAGCCTGACCCTGCCGGTCGAGCTGATGATGCGGCACCACGGTGAGCGCTGGTTCGGCTTTCTCGAGGACATCATGCCGGCCGGGGCGAGCCGACGCTACTGGATACAGCACCTCGGCATCCAGGACCTGGCCCCCGGCGAGCAGGACACCGAGCTGCTGCGCCTGGGCACCATCGCGCCGGTCGGCAACCTGCGCATCCGCGAGGCCGTGCCGCCTCGCCCCCCGGGCGGCACCCTGGAGGCCCAGCGCTTCCCGCTCAGCGATGTCATCGATCGCCATACCGATTTCCTCGAGTATGCCCAGCAGATGGGCGCCGCCAGCGGCGGGGCCACCGGCGCCGGCGGCGAGGCGCCCAAGCTGCTGGTGCGTCGCACGCCCGGCGACGAGGTCTGGATCGACACCTGGCAGGACGACCCGACGAATCTCGATCCCCACTTCCTGGTCAAGTTTCCCCGCGGCCGGCGCGGCGCCGACGACTGCGACATCCTGCGCGCCGAGTACCACTACTACCGGGAACTGGCCGAGCTCGGCATCGACACCGTGCCTCGCCAAGGCCTCCAGTTGACCGAGGGCGAGCGCTATCCCTCGCTGTGGCTGCCGCGCTTCGACGTCGCGCCCCGCGAGGGGCGGCTGTGTCGCTTCGGCCTGGAATCCGTCTACGCCCTGCTCGGCGTGGCCCCGGGCACCCACCTGCGCCACCCGGCGGTGCTGGCGCGGCTGGTCGCGCTGCTCGAGCGCCAGCATCGGGTCCGCGAACTGGGCGAGCCCTTCGACCGGGAGGGCTTCGTGATCGAGTGGGTCAGGCGCGACCTGCTCAACGTGGCCTTCGGCAATTCCGACAACCACGGGCGCAACGCGGCCCTGCTCAAGCGCCCGGAGGGCATCTGGCATGCTCCGGTCTACGACTTCGCCCCCATGAAGGCCGATCCCGAGGGGGTGACGCGCACTACCCAGTGGGGCCCGCCGCTTGAGCAGGGCGGCGACTTCGACTGGCCCGCCATCGCCCGGTCACTCGGCGAGCTGGCCGACCCGGACCGCCTGATGGCCGAGCTGGAACGCCTCGGGGCCCGCCTGCATGGCCTGGCGGAGCGCCTGGCGGCGCGCGGGGTCCCCGAACGCATCCTGACCATGCCGGCCGTGGGCCTCGGCCACCTCGACCGACGGCTGACGCGCTGGGGACTGGCCCCATGA
- a CDS encoding OsmC family protein has translation MAHGIRIVSERNRIFRQRVELEGFEDLFVDVPEAFGGEGSAPDPHDYFDLSLGACKAITAQMYARRKEWPLDGVSVVVNRDERDERRGVYRLDVTMTFHGPLDATQRARLEEISDKCPIHRLMTSATVEITTRRRG, from the coding sequence ATGGCCCACGGCATCCGGATTGTCAGCGAGCGCAACCGTATCTTCCGCCAGCGCGTCGAGCTCGAGGGCTTCGAGGATCTCTTCGTCGACGTGCCCGAGGCCTTCGGCGGCGAGGGCAGCGCCCCGGACCCCCACGACTACTTCGACCTGTCCCTGGGGGCCTGCAAGGCGATCACCGCCCAGATGTACGCGCGTCGCAAGGAGTGGCCCCTGGACGGCGTCAGCGTGGTGGTCAACCGCGATGAACGCGACGAGCGCCGTGGGGTCTACCGACTCGACGTGACCATGACCTTCCACGGGCCGCTGGACGCGACGCAGCGGGCGCGGCTCGAGGAGATCAGCGACAAGTGCCCGATCCACCGCCTGATGACCAGCGCCACCGTGGAGATCACCACCCGTCGGCGGGGCTGA
- a CDS encoding formate/nitrite transporter family protein yields the protein MDRDPLFGDAYQPREIAHRVTHMGVAKARGDALTLLVLATLAGAFISLGALFFAVVVTGSELGFGITRLLGGLSFCLGLALVVVAGAELFTGNNLLAMAWASGEIRGHELLRNWGLVYLGNVLGCLGTVVLAVSADLAALGDGSLGETLREIALAKVALGPMAAFVRGILCNVLVCLAVWLAMGGHSVTDKLLGLLLPISAFVALGFEHSVANWFFLPMGFWLAPQGIGVAGALLNLGLVTAGNIVGGTLLVAGVYWLAYLRDGQDSPGR from the coding sequence ATGGACAGGGACCCACTCTTCGGCGACGCCTACCAGCCCAGGGAGATCGCCCATCGCGTGACCCACATGGGCGTGGCCAAGGCCCGGGGCGATGCGCTGACCCTGCTGGTGCTGGCGACCCTCGCCGGCGCCTTCATCTCCCTCGGCGCGCTGTTCTTCGCCGTGGTCGTGACCGGTAGCGAGCTGGGCTTCGGGATCACCCGCCTGCTGGGCGGCCTGAGCTTCTGCCTCGGCCTGGCGCTGGTGGTGGTGGCCGGCGCCGAACTCTTCACCGGCAACAACCTGCTGGCCATGGCCTGGGCCAGCGGCGAGATTCGCGGACACGAGCTGCTCAGGAACTGGGGACTGGTCTACCTCGGCAACGTGCTGGGCTGCCTGGGCACCGTCGTGCTGGCCGTGTCGGCGGACCTCGCCGCCCTGGGCGACGGCAGCCTCGGCGAGACCCTGAGGGAGATCGCCCTGGCCAAGGTCGCCCTCGGCCCCATGGCGGCCTTCGTCCGGGGCATCCTGTGCAATGTGCTGGTCTGCCTGGCCGTGTGGCTGGCCATGGGAGGCCACAGCGTCACCGACAAGCTGCTGGGCCTCCTGCTGCCGATCAGTGCCTTCGTGGCGCTGGGGTTCGAGCACTCGGTGGCCAACTGGTTCTTCCTGCCGATGGGCTTCTGGCTGGCCCCGCAGGGCATCGGGGTGGCCGGTGCCCTGCTCAATCTGGGCCTGGTGACGGCCGGCAACATCGTCGGCGGCACCCTGCTGGTGGCCGGGGTCTACTGGCTGGCCTACCTGCGCGACGGCCAGGACAGCCCCGGCCGATAG
- a CDS encoding SDR family oxidoreductase, with product MPTVLITGANRGVGLALARHYHGEGWRVIGACRTPSAELDEVAGQVVDGIDVTSPADVARLAAALDGRRLDVLINNAGMLHDEALGELDFDAIRAQMEINAYAPLRVVEALLPCLGEGAKIANITSRMGSIADNDSGGRYGYRASKAALNAFGKSLAVDLAPRGIAVAQLHPGYVKTRMVNFGGLIGPEEAAAGIAARIADLTLATSGGFWHSNGEPLPW from the coding sequence ATGCCCACTGTCCTGATCACCGGCGCCAACCGCGGCGTCGGCCTGGCCCTGGCCCGGCACTACCATGGCGAGGGCTGGCGTGTCATCGGGGCCTGTCGGACCCCGTCAGCGGAACTCGACGAAGTGGCCGGGCAGGTGGTCGACGGCATCGACGTGACGTCGCCGGCGGATGTCGCCCGGCTGGCCGCGGCCCTCGACGGCCGGCGTCTCGACGTGTTGATCAACAACGCCGGCATGCTGCACGACGAGGCGTTGGGCGAGCTCGACTTCGATGCCATCCGCGCCCAGATGGAGATCAATGCCTATGCGCCGCTGCGGGTGGTCGAGGCCCTGCTGCCCTGCCTGGGCGAGGGCGCCAAGATCGCCAACATCACCAGCCGGATGGGCTCGATCGCCGACAACGATTCGGGCGGGCGCTATGGCTACCGTGCCTCCAAGGCGGCGTTGAATGCCTTCGGCAAGTCCCTGGCGGTGGACCTCGCGCCGCGAGGCATCGCCGTGGCCCAGCTGCATCCAGGGTACGTGAAGACACGCATGGTGAACTTCGGCGGCCTGATCGGTCCCGAGGAGGCCGCGGCTGGCATCGCCGCGCGCATCGCCGACCTGACCCTGGCGACCAGTGGCGGCTTCTGGCACAGCAACGGCGAGCCCCTGCCCTGGTAG